The genomic stretch GTAAGGACTGATGACACGCTATCTTTTTCGGAACGCACAGGTACTGGATGCTGAGCGCGGCGAGTATCTACCTGCTAGTTCTGTCCTTGTGGAGGGAGAGCGCATTCTGGAGGTTGGAGGAGCAGACGTGCAGGCTGGCGAGGTGCAGAGCTTTGACCTGCGAGGGATGACCTTGATGCCCGGCCTGATCGATGCTCATGTCCACGTGACAGCCGTCACCGCCGACCTGGCGCGGCTTACCGAGTGGTCTCCTGCCTATATCACGGCGCGAGCGGCTGGCGTGCTGGTGGGCATGCTGCGTCGTGGTTTCACAACGGTACGCGATGTGGGCGGAGCCGATTATGGACTGGCACAGGCCATTGAGGAGGGCTACCTGGAGGGGCCGCGCCTCGTCTTTGGCGGCAAAGCGCTCTCGCAGACGGGCGGGCATGGCGATTGGCGCAGCCCGGGCAGGCAGGCGTATGATCTCTGCTATTGCTGCCCCTCGCTGGGGGTGATCTGCGATGGAGTCGATGAGGTACGCCGGGCGGCCCGCGAGGAGATTCGACGTGGCGCCTCCCATATCAAACTCATGTTGAGTGGCGGAGTCGCTTCTCCGACGGATCGCGTGGATGCGGTCCAGTTCTCGCGGGAAGAGATTCGTGCCGCGGTTGAGGAAGCCGAGGCAGCGAACCTTTATGTCGCGGGACATGCCTATACCTCGCGAGCGATCAATCGGGGTCTGGAATGCGGCGTGCGCAGTATCGAGCATGGCAATCTGATGGACGAGAGCAGTCTGCCGCTCTTCCAGGAGCGCGGCGCCTTTTATGTGCCGACCCTGGTGACCTATTCGGCTCTGGCCGCTCGCGGGCGCGAATTTGGGTTGCCGGAACACAGCCATCGCAAAGTGTTCGATGTGCTGGATGCGGGTCTGCATGCGCTTGAACTGGCGCACCGGGCGCATATTCCGATTGTATATGGAACCGATTTACTGGGTGGTATGCATGACGAGCAACTCGGCGAATTCACGCTCCGCCGCCAGGTGCAGCCGCCGGCTGATATATTGCGCTCGGCGACGACGGTGGCCGCGCGCTTACTGCGCATGGAGGGACAGGTGGGTGTGGTAGCTCCTGGAGCTTTTGCTGATCTGCTCGTTGTCGATGGCGATCCCTTGCAAGATATTGGCGCGCTCACGGACCCGCAGCGCCGGCTCAAGCTGGTCATGGCGCGTGGTCGCCTGTGTGTCAATTCTATCGTGTAAACGTATTCATTGTATCCCGCATGAAAATCTTGTGCCGTTTATCCCACAGGCATGAGAGTGTCCAGCTGGCGTCCATTATCTCGCAGCTATGCAGTCCGATTAGCAGCTGCCTGCAACGCGTACATCCAGGCATGATGGCCTGCTTGCTGTCCTCAAACAAAAAGCCAACGGACGAAAAAGAGCACTTCCAGGCTTGTTGCCTGGCTGAATGCCTGACAATACTGGCCTGGAAGTGAGGCAAGTACACCGCTGATCTTGTCGGATCGCGGCTCTACTTGTGAGAGTGTAGAGCGTATCTCTTTGCGCAAAGCACGACGCGGTTCAACCAGAACGACCTGGAACTGGAAGCGCCTGTGTCGTAGATGCGCGCCGGGAACAGGCTCCACTACTGATACTGTAGCCGCACAGAAGGAGATGTAGTGTACTCCTTTGTTCGACAGGGAGGTGGTCTTGTTGTGAAGAAGACCGCCTCTTTTCTTTTGTTCTGAAACAGGGGGGAAAAAGCGGTAAGCTGCATCCATTTCTCCATCAGAAACTTGTCACAAACTGCCTGTAGCATCGATCTCTTCTATAGCTAGCTGGACTGAAAACTGGCGGGCCAATCTCAAATGGTGGTCAGCGCAGCGCAAATT from Ktedonobacteraceae bacterium encodes the following:
- a CDS encoding amidohydrolase family protein, whose product is MTRYLFRNAQVLDAERGEYLPASSVLVEGERILEVGGADVQAGEVQSFDLRGMTLMPGLIDAHVHVTAVTADLARLTEWSPAYITARAAGVLVGMLRRGFTTVRDVGGADYGLAQAIEEGYLEGPRLVFGGKALSQTGGHGDWRSPGRQAYDLCYCCPSLGVICDGVDEVRRAAREEIRRGASHIKLMLSGGVASPTDRVDAVQFSREEIRAAVEEAEAANLYVAGHAYTSRAINRGLECGVRSIEHGNLMDESSLPLFQERGAFYVPTLVTYSALAARGREFGLPEHSHRKVFDVLDAGLHALELAHRAHIPIVYGTDLLGGMHDEQLGEFTLRRQVQPPADILRSATTVAARLLRMEGQVGVVAPGAFADLLVVDGDPLQDIGALTDPQRRLKLVMARGRLCVNSIV